The following are from one region of the Mesorhizobium sp. B2-8-5 genome:
- a CDS encoding acyl-CoA dehydrogenase family protein, with protein sequence MPLSETQQQVREMARQFAEDVIRPVAEALDRDERFPGEIYEQMGELGLFGIGVPEAMGGPGFDTLTYALVMEELSRGYASVADQCGLVELISTLLVQHGTEAQRQQWLGPAMRAEKKAAYCITEPEAGTDVSGIRTTARRDGDGWRLNGGKIWIHNAPVADVGFVLARTDKHAGHRGMSIFIVDLHANGIERGPKEHKMGQRASQVGALNFNDVVLGPEALLGEEGRGFHMMMSVLDKGRVGIASLAVGIAQAGLEAAVDYAQQRRQFGKPIADFQGVQWLLADMAKDIEAARLLVRSAAEKIDAGENATKACSIAKCFAGDIAVARTADAVQVFGGSGYIRGFEVERLYRDAKITQIYEGTNQIQRMIIARELLKHGARA encoded by the coding sequence GGCGCGCCAATTTGCCGAGGATGTCATTCGTCCGGTTGCCGAGGCGCTCGATCGGGATGAGCGCTTTCCCGGCGAGATATATGAGCAGATGGGTGAGCTCGGTCTCTTCGGGATAGGCGTCCCGGAGGCCATGGGCGGCCCCGGCTTCGACACGCTTACCTATGCGCTGGTGATGGAGGAACTGTCGCGCGGCTATGCGTCCGTCGCCGATCAATGCGGCCTCGTCGAGCTGATCAGCACCTTGCTTGTTCAGCATGGCACCGAGGCGCAGCGGCAGCAGTGGCTGGGGCCTGCGATGCGCGCCGAGAAGAAGGCTGCCTACTGCATCACCGAGCCTGAAGCCGGCACCGATGTTTCCGGGATACGCACCACCGCAAGGCGCGACGGGGACGGGTGGCGACTGAACGGCGGCAAGATCTGGATCCACAATGCACCGGTCGCGGACGTCGGTTTCGTGCTGGCGCGCACCGACAAGCATGCGGGCCATCGCGGCATGTCGATCTTCATCGTCGATCTGCATGCCAACGGAATAGAGCGCGGGCCGAAGGAACATAAGATGGGTCAGCGGGCCAGCCAGGTCGGCGCGCTCAATTTCAACGACGTCGTTCTGGGTCCTGAAGCGCTGCTGGGAGAAGAAGGCCGCGGCTTCCACATGATGATGAGCGTGCTCGACAAGGGGCGTGTGGGCATAGCCTCGCTGGCCGTCGGCATTGCGCAGGCCGGGCTCGAGGCCGCGGTCGACTATGCCCAGCAACGGCGTCAGTTCGGCAAGCCGATTGCCGACTTCCAGGGCGTGCAATGGCTGCTTGCCGACATGGCAAAGGACATCGAGGCGGCTCGTCTGCTTGTGCGCAGCGCCGCCGAGAAGATCGATGCGGGGGAAAATGCAACCAAGGCCTGCTCGATCGCCAAATGTTTCGCGGGAGACATAGCCGTGGCGCGCACCGCCGATGCCGTGCAGGTCTTCGGCGGTTCCGGCTACATACGCGGCTTCGAGGTCGAGCGCCTCTATCGGGACGCCAAGATCACGCAGATCTATGAAGGCACCAACCAGATCCAGCGCATGATCATCGCCCGCGAGCTCCTCAAGCATGGAGCCCGGGCGTGA
- a CDS encoding 3-ketoacyl-ACP reductase: protein MSAGSRHAAFVTGSSRGIGLAAALELARRGFGVALNGPADDEELKSAEAAVAALGVPVARIAGDVANLSAHESMLDAVEAAIGPLSTLINNAGVSVISRGDPLDVTEESYDRCQAINTKAQFFLSQRWARRLVARRRDDGRFYSLINVSSSNATAVAEPRAEYCVSKAGSAMVSQVFAVRLGRENIAVYDIRPGLIETAMTRAVSETYRRRIDEEGLTLIRRLGKPEDVGRVMATLATGELPYTTGHVIAVDAGMLVPRF from the coding sequence GTGAGTGCCGGATCGCGTCATGCGGCTTTCGTCACGGGATCGAGCCGCGGCATCGGGCTTGCGGCGGCATTGGAGCTCGCACGGCGCGGATTCGGCGTGGCCCTCAACGGCCCGGCCGACGACGAGGAATTGAAATCCGCCGAAGCCGCGGTCGCCGCGCTCGGTGTTCCGGTCGCGCGCATCGCGGGCGATGTCGCCAATCTGAGTGCGCACGAAAGCATGCTTGACGCCGTCGAGGCCGCCATCGGGCCGCTGTCGACGCTGATCAACAATGCCGGCGTGTCGGTCATCTCGCGTGGCGACCCGCTCGACGTGACGGAAGAGAGCTATGACCGCTGTCAGGCAATCAACACGAAGGCGCAGTTCTTCCTGTCGCAACGCTGGGCCAGGCGGCTGGTCGCCCGCAGGCGCGATGACGGCCGCTTCTACAGCCTGATCAACGTCTCCTCTTCCAATGCCACGGCGGTGGCCGAGCCCCGGGCCGAATATTGTGTATCGAAGGCGGGATCTGCCATGGTCAGCCAGGTCTTTGCGGTCCGCCTTGGCCGCGAGAACATCGCCGTCTACGACATCAGGCCTGGTCTGATCGAGACGGCGATGACCAGGGCGGTCAGCGAAACCTACCGACGCCGCATCGACGAGGAGGGACTGACATTGATCCGCCGCCTCGGCAAGCCGGAAGATGTCGGCCGCGTCATGGCGACGCTCGCCACTGGCGAGCTGCCATATACGACCGGCCATGTCATTGCCGTCGATGCGGGTATGTTGGTGCCGCGGTTCTGA